A DNA window from Paenibacillus sp. HWE-109 contains the following coding sequences:
- a CDS encoding carbohydrate ABC transporter permease produces the protein MRKFNLPTIASVLLLTIWALLLLFPFYWMFLNAFKPTTSVIQTPPDLSWVNLTIGNFKKLTLEPISWAWTFNSFLVAISGMIGNVILCSMAGYAFAKKKFPGKRLIFWFIISIMMTSTQVIMVPLFILIRDMGLLNTYFGLILPILVSPFAVFLTKQFMQTIPGELISSAKMDGCSEWRIFYSIILPISKPVLAIVAIFGFITQWNDFLWPLLATESRDMRTLQVGLASMQLQNVDYGLVLAGSVWTMIPVIVLFVSFQRFFVRGITIGAVKG, from the coding sequence ATGCGAAAATTTAATCTGCCGACAATTGCGAGTGTTCTGCTCTTAACCATATGGGCGTTGCTCCTATTGTTTCCTTTTTACTGGATGTTTCTAAATGCGTTCAAACCGACTACGTCAGTTATTCAAACACCTCCAGACTTATCTTGGGTCAACTTGACCATTGGAAATTTCAAGAAGCTCACATTGGAGCCCATTAGTTGGGCTTGGACCTTTAATAGTTTTCTTGTTGCTATAAGTGGGATGATCGGCAATGTGATTTTATGTTCTATGGCGGGCTATGCTTTTGCTAAAAAGAAGTTTCCAGGAAAAAGGCTGATTTTTTGGTTTATTATCAGCATTATGATGACATCGACACAAGTTATTATGGTTCCACTTTTTATTTTGATTAGGGATATGGGGCTATTAAATACTTATTTCGGTTTAATCCTACCTATCTTGGTATCACCGTTTGCTGTTTTTCTTACCAAGCAATTCATGCAAACCATTCCTGGAGAACTTATTTCTTCTGCCAAGATGGATGGCTGTTCGGAGTGGCGCATTTTCTACAGTATTATTCTTCCCATTTCCAAACCTGTGTTGGCTATAGTGGCTATATTTGGTTTCATTACACAATGGAATGATTTCCTTTGGCCGCTTTTGGCGACGGAGTCGCGCGATATGAGGACTTTACAGGTTGGGCTTGCATCCATGCAATTACAAAATGTAGATTATGGGCTGGTTCTCGCTGGCTCTGTATGGACAATGATCCCTGTTATCGTTTTGTTTGTTTCGTTTCAACGTTTTTTTGTCAGAGGCATTACGATTGGCGCAGTAAAGGGTTAA
- a CDS encoding bifunctional 2-keto-4-hydroxyglutarate aldolase/2-keto-3-deoxy-6-phosphogluconate aldolase, producing the protein MEKELIIAKIKQSGLVAVVRAEDEKQAEQIAIACMVGGIKAIEITFTIPGAERIIASLARKFDPHECLIGAGTVLDAETARTAILAGARYIVSPYLNIDTVTLCHRYRVPIMPGAMTIKEVAECLEAGADIIKVFPGELFGPAFIQAVKGPLPHAQLMPTGGVTIQNVSQWMEAGAVAVGVGGSLTAGAKTGNYQAITDTALAYMALIKKAQSNGLAVPI; encoded by the coding sequence ATGGAAAAAGAACTGATTATAGCTAAAATCAAACAAAGCGGTCTAGTCGCTGTAGTAAGGGCAGAGGATGAGAAGCAAGCTGAGCAGATTGCGATTGCATGCATGGTTGGCGGTATTAAGGCCATTGAAATCACCTTCACTATACCTGGTGCGGAGAGAATTATCGCCTCGCTCGCCCGAAAGTTTGATCCACATGAATGCCTGATTGGAGCTGGCACAGTGCTGGATGCCGAAACCGCCAGAACCGCTATTCTGGCTGGAGCGCGGTACATCGTGAGCCCTTATTTGAATATCGACACAGTGACGCTCTGCCACCGTTATCGGGTGCCGATCATGCCAGGAGCAATGACGATTAAAGAAGTCGCCGAATGTTTGGAAGCTGGGGCTGATATCATTAAGGTGTTCCCAGGTGAGTTGTTCGGGCCAGCCTTTATTCAGGCAGTCAAAGGTCCGCTGCCTCATGCTCAGCTTATGCCAACTGGCGGCGTGACTATCCAGAATGTATCGCAATGGATGGAGGCGGGAGCTGTCGCGGTTGGCGTTGGAGGAAGCTTGACTGCGGGAGCCAAAACGGGTAATTACCAGGCGATTACGGATACTGCTCTAGCCTATATGGCGTTGATTAAGAAGGCTCAATCCAATGGACTGGCAGTGCCTATCTGA
- a CDS encoding phosphotriesterase family protein: MLIQTVRGPVAMQDFGFCHSHEHLFLAPGQPSSLNPALCLDDYDQSVEELLLFQSCGGRAIVDAQPLGCGRIEAWLLEASIRTDTHIVASTGFHKLSFYRDDHWIRKYEQDRLFDLFVHELTEGMFLRTDLDEPNSCMTAKAGVIKTAMDEERMNDPDKRWFHAAAYAAIHTGAPILCHIESYTQAETLVNMYLELGVPAGQIIICHLDRKLDHLAMHRKLGEMGVYLEYDTIARYKYHSDEEEARLIRQMMDWGLEKRVLLGLDTTRERMKSYGGKIGLDYISRHFIPLLKHNGVSNEHIRLMMTDNPANAFALKASKPISAN, encoded by the coding sequence ATGCTTATTCAAACAGTAAGAGGCCCTGTCGCCATGCAGGACTTCGGTTTCTGCCACAGCCATGAACATTTGTTTCTCGCTCCCGGGCAGCCTTCCTCATTAAATCCGGCCCTGTGCCTTGACGATTACGACCAAAGTGTAGAGGAACTGCTTCTCTTCCAAAGCTGCGGAGGCCGAGCTATTGTTGATGCCCAGCCTTTAGGCTGTGGGAGAATCGAAGCGTGGCTACTGGAAGCCTCGATTCGCACAGACACTCATATCGTTGCTTCGACGGGCTTTCACAAACTTAGCTTTTACCGGGATGACCATTGGATACGAAAATATGAACAGGACCGGTTATTTGACCTATTCGTTCATGAGCTTACAGAAGGCATGTTCCTTCGCACGGACCTCGATGAACCGAATAGCTGCATGACGGCCAAAGCGGGTGTGATCAAAACCGCCATGGATGAGGAGCGAATGAACGATCCTGATAAAAGGTGGTTTCACGCTGCTGCTTATGCCGCAATCCATACAGGCGCACCTATTCTTTGCCATATTGAATCCTATACTCAGGCTGAAACGTTGGTGAATATGTACTTGGAGCTCGGAGTTCCTGCTGGGCAAATCATCATCTGCCATTTAGATCGAAAGCTGGACCATTTAGCCATGCACCGTAAACTTGGGGAAATGGGTGTTTATCTGGAGTATGATACGATTGCTCGCTACAAGTACCACTCGGATGAGGAAGAAGCGCGTCTTATCCGTCAAATGATGGACTGGGGGCTGGAGAAGCGAGTTTTACTGGGCCTTGATACGACCCGGGAACGCATGAAAAGCTACGGTGGGAAAATAGGCTTGGATTATATTAGCCGGCACTTTATTCCTTTATTGAAACACAACGGGGTCAGCAATGAACATATCCGTTTAATGATGACGGACAACCCGGCAAACGCGTTTGCCTTGAAAGCAAGCAAACCCATATCGGCTAATTAG
- a CDS encoding ABC transporter substrate-binding protein, whose protein sequence is MRKLSGVLSVVVLASMFLSACSKEKDVVSSTEKTGKQTVSASGKEVPIKLWIYPMMNGKNGDGNGNPDDWAKEYARQFKEKHPNVNVSVELLDWAGGTEKIDVSIAAGSPPDLVYTINNFGGVTKYGKMGVLEPIDPFLEQADWNDYSEAVKGAMKYKDKTYLWPWLKLVSGIAINMDLFKERNAVDLLPLNRPLRDWTFEEFTKAAQATTFSRSNGSKPDVYGTGVWAKDAPYYMYFNGVANGGNVTNSSFDKTTITDPKFVEGVQFSVDLANKYKVSPPGAAGLTVTNVNDMFLNQQVAMYPSFSNITDQVKKAPKPFEVAFVAPPHGPGQETTAWNNVGGFIAFKQKDEEKKKLVMEFAKFITNTENSKIVKTIAVFPARNSTGNLYGDDPVMSYFDKLSNYGNSLFSRAFGMAPVADWEIEFQANLTGARSVKDSLGNLEKTIQKELK, encoded by the coding sequence ATGCGTAAATTATCAGGGGTCTTATCGGTTGTTGTATTAGCAAGTATGTTTTTATCGGCATGCAGTAAGGAGAAAGACGTGGTTAGTTCTACCGAGAAAACGGGGAAGCAAACTGTAAGCGCTTCCGGAAAAGAAGTTCCTATCAAACTATGGATTTATCCAATGATGAATGGGAAAAACGGCGACGGGAATGGAAATCCGGACGATTGGGCCAAAGAGTATGCTCGTCAGTTCAAAGAAAAACATCCGAATGTGAATGTTTCTGTAGAACTGCTCGATTGGGCAGGAGGAACGGAGAAAATTGATGTTTCCATAGCAGCTGGGTCACCACCGGATTTGGTATATACGATTAATAATTTCGGCGGGGTAACGAAGTATGGGAAAATGGGGGTATTGGAACCCATTGATCCTTTCCTGGAGCAAGCGGATTGGAATGACTACTCGGAAGCGGTCAAAGGAGCAATGAAGTACAAAGATAAAACGTATTTATGGCCATGGTTGAAATTGGTGTCAGGCATCGCTATTAATATGGATCTGTTTAAAGAAAGAAATGCTGTGGATTTACTCCCGCTCAATCGCCCTCTTAGGGATTGGACATTCGAAGAATTTACTAAAGCAGCTCAAGCCACGACATTCAGCAGAAGCAACGGAAGCAAGCCTGATGTTTATGGCACTGGGGTATGGGCGAAGGATGCGCCTTACTATATGTACTTCAATGGCGTGGCCAACGGAGGGAATGTGACGAATAGCAGTTTTGACAAAACGACGATTACTGACCCCAAATTTGTGGAAGGTGTTCAATTTAGTGTCGACCTGGCTAATAAGTACAAGGTATCACCACCAGGGGCAGCGGGACTTACTGTAACCAATGTGAACGACATGTTTTTAAATCAGCAAGTTGCGATGTATCCGAGTTTCTCCAATATTACGGATCAAGTGAAGAAAGCACCGAAGCCGTTTGAGGTCGCTTTTGTCGCTCCGCCTCATGGTCCAGGTCAAGAGACAACAGCGTGGAACAATGTGGGTGGATTTATCGCTTTCAAGCAGAAGGATGAAGAGAAGAAAAAGCTCGTGATGGAATTTGCCAAATTCATAACGAACACGGAGAACTCCAAAATCGTAAAGACAATTGCTGTATTTCCCGCGCGTAATTCAACAGGTAATTTATACGGTGATGATCCGGTTATGAGTTATTTTGATAAACTGTCCAACTATGGTAATTCGCTGTTCTCCAGAGCATTTGGTATGGCACCTGTTGCCGACTGGGAAATCGAATTTCAGGCTAATTTGACGGGGGCAAGATCTGTTAAAGATAGTTTAGGTAATCTTGAAAAAACGATTCAAAAAGAATTGAAATAG
- a CDS encoding amidohydrolase family protein, whose protein sequence is MQTTDITQYKYALPSLTKLFAKFTEQKAIDTTAFLGQWPTRYQSNASAADLTVMMDHLDLAGVCVSHIASIHGHDTRSGNEALWRECEADRRLWPFAILNPTEPGWREELAWATSSGAYGVRLLPGFHHYDMDHPEAKALAQAVRHTGLPLQVCLRLQDERLQHPCYKVEPLSTHAIVKLAIDLEGHPLLVSGIREYEWDEIWRQLPSELQSGQILFDLWYCKSPISVIASLCQRGGAGAFVYGSCVPLHIPEATVLQLAAAEISEEERYALSRGNALRFLGLSQQTTESMGIDNVKGDPTYGLVIREEAR, encoded by the coding sequence GTGCAAACGACAGACATTACGCAATATAAATATGCACTGCCGAGCCTTACAAAACTATTTGCGAAGTTTACGGAACAAAAGGCAATTGATACGACTGCATTTCTTGGTCAATGGCCTACCCGTTATCAGTCTAATGCCTCGGCAGCGGATCTAACCGTTATGATGGACCATTTGGATTTGGCTGGTGTATGTGTTAGCCATATTGCTTCCATTCATGGTCATGATACAAGATCGGGAAATGAGGCATTATGGAGAGAATGCGAAGCGGATAGGCGTCTATGGCCGTTCGCTATTCTCAATCCAACCGAACCCGGATGGAGGGAAGAATTGGCGTGGGCTACCAGCAGTGGCGCATATGGTGTGCGTTTGCTGCCTGGGTTTCATCATTATGATATGGATCATCCTGAAGCAAAGGCGCTTGCCCAGGCTGTTCGCCATACAGGGCTGCCCCTGCAAGTATGCTTGCGATTGCAGGACGAAAGATTGCAGCATCCGTGTTATAAAGTAGAACCTCTTTCAACTCATGCGATTGTGAAACTCGCGATAGACCTTGAGGGTCATCCCTTGCTTGTAAGTGGAATACGTGAATATGAATGGGATGAAATCTGGCGACAGCTGCCCTCTGAGCTGCAGAGTGGGCAGATCCTGTTTGATCTCTGGTATTGCAAAAGTCCAATATCCGTTATCGCTTCCTTGTGCCAGCGTGGCGGAGCGGGAGCATTTGTTTATGGTTCTTGCGTTCCGCTGCATATACCGGAAGCTACGGTGTTGCAGTTAGCAGCCGCTGAAATTTCTGAAGAGGAGCGCTATGCCTTAAGCCGTGGAAACGCTTTGCGTTTTCTTGGCTTGTCGCAACAAACAACCGAATCAATGGGTATCGACAATGTAAAGGGAGATCCCACATACGGTTTAGTAATTAGGGAGGAAGCTCGGTGA
- a CDS encoding zinc-dependent alcohol dehydrogenase yields the protein MKAAKSENGQVAIIDSSIPELTDMSILVQTEYSALSSGTELMVVQQKINTFLGYSATGLVREVGSRITDIKIGQRIACYGVPTHAEFFVAHKPHVSIVPEHVDPQEAAFAGIATIAIQALRQADLRFGESVVVLGLGLLGQMVVQIAQAAAYHVIGADLMEERCAIAEQMGIHAACRSNDEVKAYIDQITKGKGVDCVIICASSKTDRLIDQGLAWIRDRGKIVILGDTDTEFDRNAMFYKEAQITISRAGGPGRYDESYEKQGHDYPYGFVRWTMNRNLGEFIRLLSEHKLNIKPLITGIYKLEEIENVYAATRNSPQFSMGNLIAF from the coding sequence GTGAAAGCAGCAAAAAGCGAGAACGGACAAGTTGCCATAATCGATAGTTCAATACCTGAGCTTACAGATATGTCTATTCTGGTACAGACAGAATATTCAGCTCTCAGTTCTGGAACCGAGCTTATGGTTGTGCAACAAAAGATCAATACTTTTCTAGGATACAGTGCAACTGGACTAGTTCGTGAAGTAGGTTCCAGAATAACAGATATAAAGATCGGCCAACGCATAGCATGTTATGGTGTTCCAACGCATGCTGAGTTTTTTGTGGCACACAAGCCGCATGTTTCAATCGTTCCGGAGCATGTTGACCCCCAGGAAGCAGCTTTCGCAGGTATTGCGACAATTGCGATTCAGGCTTTGCGGCAAGCAGATTTACGTTTTGGCGAGTCAGTTGTCGTATTGGGCCTCGGTTTGTTGGGGCAGATGGTTGTGCAAATTGCCCAGGCAGCAGCCTATCATGTCATTGGCGCAGATCTGATGGAAGAACGTTGTGCGATCGCTGAACAAATGGGCATACATGCTGCGTGTCGTTCCAATGATGAAGTCAAAGCATATATAGATCAAATAACGAAGGGTAAAGGTGTGGACTGCGTCATTATTTGTGCAAGCTCCAAAACCGATCGGCTCATTGATCAAGGTTTGGCATGGATCCGAGATAGAGGGAAAATTGTCATTCTTGGAGATACAGATACGGAGTTTGACCGCAATGCCATGTTTTATAAAGAAGCGCAGATAACGATTTCAAGAGCTGGTGGACCGGGACGTTATGATGAGTCTTATGAGAAACAAGGTCATGATTATCCTTACGGCTTCGTTCGCTGGACAATGAATCGCAATTTAGGCGAATTTATTCGGTTGCTTTCTGAACATAAATTGAATATTAAGCCACTGATTACAGGGATTTATAAACTTGAAGAAATCGAAAATGTGTATGCAGCTACACGAAACTCGCCCCAATTCTCGATGGGGAATTTGATTGCATTCTAA
- a CDS encoding manganese efflux pump gives MHWFSIIGIGIAANLDNLGIGLSFGARSTRVPFISNLVIAILSMIASYLSTTLGDVISQYIPSDITNWSGGVLLVIIGLFAIKADLKMNSVQHRHQGITSLLHSPNIADRDGDKVISWRESITLGIALALNCTVGGFGAGVTGLSPFMTTISIGIFSLLTIHIGVRTGQQIARTWLGKWFNRLGGILLVLIGLYEVFV, from the coding sequence ATGCATTGGTTTTCAATTATAGGAATTGGTATCGCTGCCAACCTGGATAATTTAGGGATTGGTCTTTCATTTGGTGCTCGCTCTACCAGGGTTCCTTTTATATCGAATTTGGTTATTGCAATTCTTTCGATGATTGCTTCTTATCTCTCTACTACCTTGGGCGATGTAATTTCACAATACATTCCTAGCGATATTACAAACTGGAGTGGGGGTGTCCTACTCGTAATTATTGGACTTTTTGCAATCAAGGCGGATTTGAAAATGAACTCGGTACAGCATCGTCATCAAGGAATCACTTCTTTACTGCATAGTCCCAATATAGCGGATCGGGATGGAGATAAAGTGATTTCTTGGAGGGAGTCCATTACTCTCGGAATTGCGCTTGCGCTAAATTGTACTGTAGGTGGATTTGGAGCTGGGGTGACCGGATTATCTCCATTCATGACGACGATATCCATAGGTATATTCTCGCTACTAACCATACATATTGGAGTTCGAACGGGGCAGCAAATAGCTAGAACATGGCTTGGCAAATGGTTTAATCGATTAGGGGGTATTCTTTTAGTTCTGATTGGATTGTATGAAGTGTTTGTATAA
- a CDS encoding extracellular solute-binding protein: MRRESDFLYTTLYNTLKGQIISGFIKPGEYLLPESDLCKYYKLSRNSVRKALDLLQKEMLITKKVGLGTMVPLDLVIEPSKRKTLRIASPAPAYFVDYGLPQIIKAFQQKYPNVDVKIVHLPRDNFWESFRQSCDIGLNADIILSSDLQFTEAETMDAFMDLTPVLNDDNTATIYPKILNYYRLNDEIKAAPVTFTPVFLVYNPVMFEIDGIQPPNENWKLDDFIDAAQRLTKLEDDVIVQYGFSIFPYLTRWPVFALQNGLNTLEKASQKDIIQKSLLLIQDLFFRKRIATVYTEMPGPKNPFVSGKSAMVLTTTLEMSTWKDKNIGFEPRIAPLPFGEVKATLLQASALMIPKDCSDVPLAEAFIKISLEDDVQASFCWNSPFLSVKEKINTSIRDEQSLHALNVHGSLMQNNYFLRELFPNISTDELTAEMSLFWLGLESPQALANTFS; encoded by the coding sequence ATGCGCCGAGAAAGTGATTTTCTATATACGACACTTTACAATACATTGAAGGGACAAATTATTTCTGGCTTTATTAAACCAGGAGAATATTTGCTTCCTGAAAGTGACTTATGTAAATATTATAAATTAAGCCGAAATTCGGTCAGAAAAGCGTTGGATTTATTGCAAAAAGAGATGCTCATCACGAAAAAGGTCGGACTGGGCACAATGGTTCCACTAGATTTGGTTATTGAGCCATCCAAACGGAAGACTTTGCGTATAGCTTCGCCAGCTCCCGCTTACTTCGTTGACTATGGTCTGCCTCAAATTATTAAAGCCTTTCAACAAAAGTATCCGAATGTGGATGTAAAGATCGTCCATTTACCCCGAGATAATTTCTGGGAATCCTTCCGTCAAAGCTGCGATATTGGCTTAAATGCTGATATCATACTTTCGTCCGACCTGCAATTTACAGAGGCAGAAACCATGGACGCTTTCATGGATCTAACACCTGTTCTAAACGATGATAATACAGCAACAATCTATCCCAAAATCTTAAATTATTACCGCCTTAACGATGAAATCAAAGCAGCCCCCGTTACCTTTACGCCCGTTTTTTTAGTGTACAATCCTGTCATGTTCGAAATAGATGGCATACAACCGCCTAATGAGAATTGGAAATTAGATGACTTCATCGACGCTGCACAAAGATTAACGAAATTGGAAGATGACGTTATTGTCCAATATGGATTTTCCATCTTCCCGTATTTGACACGTTGGCCCGTATTTGCCTTGCAGAATGGCTTAAATACATTAGAAAAGGCCTCTCAAAAAGATATTATTCAAAAATCACTTTTGCTCATTCAGGACTTATTTTTCCGCAAACGGATCGCTACCGTTTATACGGAGATGCCAGGACCGAAAAACCCATTTGTCAGTGGGAAATCAGCGATGGTACTAACAACAACTTTGGAGATGTCTACTTGGAAAGATAAAAACATTGGATTCGAACCCAGAATAGCTCCACTCCCGTTTGGAGAAGTCAAAGCCACGCTATTGCAAGCTAGCGCATTAATGATTCCTAAGGATTGCAGCGATGTGCCGCTGGCTGAAGCATTTATAAAGATTTCCCTTGAAGACGATGTGCAAGCTTCTTTTTGTTGGAATTCGCCATTCCTTTCTGTCAAAGAGAAAATAAACACGTCGATTAGGGACGAACAATCTTTGCATGCGTTGAATGTCCACGGATCTCTCATGCAGAACAATTATTTTCTACGTGAATTATTCCCTAATATTTCAACCGATGAATTGACCGCGGAAATGAGTTTATTCTGGTTAGGTCTAGAATCCCCTCAAGCGTTGGCTAATACATTTTCTTGA
- a CDS encoding carbohydrate ABC transporter permease, giving the protein MSRFRTYIPAYLFLLPSCLLFFCFMFLPIFKGVQLSFQKWTVAGYEWVGLANYQKIFADASFWKSLYITGVYALATVALGLFISLLVAFLIDPLSSKVQGFFKAAFYLPSVAPIVIVSILWGWLYNPSFGLFNYILDKFHFEPVLWLGDPNIALISIMIMTLAVGQGPNILILAASLGGVPKDYQEAARIDGANLIQEIVYIKIPMLKPTLTYLVVVNTVGSFQVFAPIYLMTSGGPNGSTKTIGFLIYENAFKKFDFGVASAQAVILLILVMIIAVIQFRSMSSDLEY; this is encoded by the coding sequence ATGTCTCGTTTCCGCACTTACATTCCTGCTTATCTCTTTTTATTGCCATCATGCTTGTTATTCTTTTGCTTCATGTTTCTGCCTATTTTTAAAGGGGTGCAATTAAGTTTTCAAAAATGGACGGTTGCCGGATATGAGTGGGTAGGCCTGGCCAATTATCAGAAGATATTCGCAGACGCTTCATTCTGGAAATCTCTCTATATTACTGGCGTCTATGCCTTGGCTACAGTCGCACTGGGGCTATTCATATCTTTGCTTGTTGCTTTTTTGATCGATCCATTATCCAGCAAGGTACAGGGATTTTTCAAAGCAGCTTTCTATTTGCCAAGTGTGGCGCCGATTGTGATTGTATCCATTTTGTGGGGGTGGCTGTACAACCCATCTTTCGGATTATTCAATTATATATTAGATAAATTTCATTTTGAGCCTGTTCTATGGCTTGGTGATCCTAACATCGCGCTTATTTCTATCATGATCATGACACTTGCTGTTGGTCAAGGCCCCAATATATTAATACTGGCGGCTTCACTTGGTGGAGTTCCGAAGGATTACCAAGAAGCCGCGCGAATTGACGGAGCGAATCTTATTCAGGAAATCGTTTATATCAAAATACCGATGCTAAAGCCTACTTTAACTTACTTGGTTGTTGTGAATACCGTCGGCTCGTTTCAAGTTTTTGCACCTATTTATCTCATGACTTCCGGTGGGCCCAATGGATCAACGAAAACAATAGGTTTTCTTATTTATGAAAATGCGTTTAAAAAATTCGATTTTGGTGTGGCTTCCGCTCAGGCAGTTATTTTGCTGATCCTTGTCATGATCATCGCAGTCATCCAGTTTCGTTCGATGTCGAGCGATCTAGAGTATTAG
- a CDS encoding amidohydrolase family protein — translation MKMIDAHIHLSGSDLHPNTLAEGERLGIRLFIGSSLGNFQLQPSIEEVVKANDDMVSVMKRNLNRVSGYCYVNPRHGEQAVSDFRHRIERDAMVGMKLWVATYCNDPLVFPFVEQAIAYRVPILIHTWRKTVSQLPYESTAVHVADLAARYPEATIIMAHMGGQVESAMNTIASYTNIRVDTSGTPVGAAEVAIAIERLGVDRVIFGSDLPIACLASNMGKVIGAGLSPEQLELVMGGNIERILAEGIR, via the coding sequence ATGAAAATGATTGACGCCCACATACATCTGTCGGGTTCTGATTTACATCCGAATACCTTAGCCGAAGGGGAACGTCTAGGAATTCGTCTCTTTATCGGAAGCAGTCTTGGTAATTTCCAACTACAGCCTTCTATTGAAGAAGTTGTTAAAGCCAACGATGACATGGTTTCTGTCATGAAGCGTAATTTGAACCGGGTATCTGGCTATTGTTATGTCAATCCAAGACATGGCGAGCAAGCGGTTTCGGATTTTCGTCATCGCATCGAGAGAGACGCAATGGTTGGAATGAAGCTGTGGGTAGCCACATATTGTAATGATCCTTTGGTATTTCCCTTTGTTGAACAGGCAATTGCCTATCGAGTTCCTATTTTGATCCACACTTGGCGCAAAACGGTTAGTCAACTTCCGTATGAGTCAACAGCTGTGCATGTTGCTGATTTGGCTGCACGCTACCCTGAAGCCACGATTATTATGGCTCATATGGGGGGGCAGGTAGAAAGCGCAATGAATACAATTGCCTCCTACACAAACATTAGGGTAGACACATCAGGCACACCAGTTGGAGCCGCTGAGGTTGCAATCGCAATAGAACGACTTGGCGTTGATCGCGTCATTTTTGGCTCTGATCTTCCAATAGCTTGTTTAGCCAGCAATATGGGAAAAGTTATTGGAGCTGGGTTAAGCCCTGAGCAGCTGGAGCTTGTAATGGGTGGAAATATAGAAAGAATTCTGGCAGAGGGGATCAGATAG
- a CDS encoding carbohydrate ABC transporter permease, whose translation MRTLSKPYTQLVQIIFYLSLALVAIAQIFPLIWMINFSLLKSGDFFGSYILKWPSPFQWKNYADAFKLGHVPAYLLNSAIVAVVVIAVTVIVSLMLSYVIARIDWKWNKYLAGLVMICMIVPLYSTLLPNFFIFNKIKLIDTYFALILPNIAFLIPLSVFIFIGFLETTPRAIEEAAVIDGLNLLGVVFRIIIPISKPVISSVAVLAFLNTWNEFIMAVTFIRTDTYKTLPFSLIQFTGEYASNYAAQFAVMTVIALPSVLLYMIFTEQITSSLTAGAVKG comes from the coding sequence ATGAGGACCTTATCTAAGCCTTATACACAATTGGTGCAGATAATCTTTTATCTAAGTTTGGCTCTGGTAGCAATCGCACAAATATTCCCATTAATTTGGATGATCAACTTCTCGCTGCTGAAAAGCGGTGATTTCTTCGGCAGCTACATTTTAAAATGGCCGAGCCCTTTCCAATGGAAAAATTATGCCGACGCGTTTAAGCTCGGACATGTGCCCGCTTACCTGCTGAACAGCGCGATTGTTGCTGTTGTCGTTATCGCGGTGACCGTCATCGTTTCGCTGATGCTCAGCTATGTGATCGCAAGAATTGACTGGAAATGGAATAAATATTTGGCTGGCCTTGTCATGATTTGTATGATTGTACCGCTGTATTCAACGCTTTTGCCGAATTTCTTCATATTCAATAAAATCAAATTAATCGATACCTATTTCGCCCTTATTTTACCGAATATTGCTTTTCTAATCCCTTTAAGTGTGTTTATCTTTATCGGATTTCTAGAAACCACACCTCGGGCAATCGAGGAGGCTGCCGTTATTGATGGGCTAAACTTGCTGGGCGTTGTTTTTCGCATCATTATTCCAATATCCAAACCCGTGATTTCGTCTGTTGCCGTTCTGGCCTTCCTAAACACTTGGAACGAATTCATTATGGCGGTTACCTTCATACGAACAGATACGTATAAAACATTACCCTTTTCGCTGATTCAGTTTACTGGTGAATATGCATCCAATTATGCTGCTCAATTCGCAGTAATGACTGTGATCGCGCTCCCTTCTGTTCTCCTATACATGATTTTCACAGAACAAATTACGAGCAGCTTGACTGCTGGAGCCGTTAAGGGCTGA